A window of Poseidonibacter antarcticus contains these coding sequences:
- a CDS encoding carbon-nitrogen hydrolase family protein: MNLVSLQIKTDEDFSKNLKHLKDLITKAPQDSIILAPEIALSGFCYDKMQEAAEFSIKAIEQIKQLAINKTIALTLITEENGKFYNTLHIFDKQEVIHTQSKVKLFPLGNEHEYFTVGKKEDIKIIEINGIKIATLICFELRFPQLWQKVKGADIILNPSMWGIKRKDHYETISKSLALINQCFVIASNSADFNMGKGSAIISPFGNVNKDDEKEMIIQEIDLDEIKKVRKYINIGLDN, from the coding sequence ATGAACTTAGTATCACTACAAATTAAAACAGATGAAGATTTTTCAAAGAATCTAAAACATTTAAAAGATTTAATAACAAAAGCTCCACAAGATTCAATTATCCTAGCTCCTGAAATTGCACTAAGTGGTTTTTGCTATGACAAAATGCAAGAAGCAGCAGAATTTTCTATTAAAGCAATTGAACAAATAAAACAATTAGCTATAAATAAAACAATAGCCTTAACATTAATTACAGAAGAAAATGGAAAGTTTTATAATACACTTCATATTTTTGATAAACAAGAAGTAATTCATACTCAATCAAAAGTCAAACTCTTTCCTTTAGGAAATGAACACGAGTATTTTACAGTAGGAAAAAAAGAAGATATTAAAATAATTGAAATAAATGGAATAAAAATTGCAACACTAATTTGCTTTGAGTTAAGATTTCCCCAACTTTGGCAAAAAGTAAAAGGTGCTGATATTATTTTAAATCCTTCAATGTGGGGAATAAAAAGAAAAGATCATTATGAAACTATTTCAAAATCTCTTGCTTTAATAAATCAATGTTTTGTGATTGCTTCAAATAGTGCTGATTTTAATATGGGAAAAGGAAGTGCAATTATTTCACCATTTGGAAATGTAAATAAAGATGATGAAAAAGAGATGATAATTCAAGAAATTGATTTAGATGAAATAAAAAAAGTAAGAAAATATATAAATATTGGTTTAGATAATTAG